In Deinococcus multiflagellatus, the following are encoded in one genomic region:
- a CDS encoding AMP-binding protein, whose translation MNWAKEAYAIEDGEGSILHSSMSFDLTVTSLYLPLIAGKRVLVLPEMTAAAFADLLDMGRQFSLLKITPAHLAIVNTLGRAHDLASAFKTLVVGGESLPMDSVRNICSLTRVFNEYGPTETVVGCCVYQVSEPQDSGSVP comes from the coding sequence TTGAATTGGGCAAAGGAGGCGTACGCGATTGAAGACGGTGAGGGCTCTATTTTGCACTCATCAATGTCATTCGATCTGACAGTTACATCGCTGTACCTCCCGCTGATCGCAGGAAAGCGAGTGTTAGTGCTGCCGGAGATGACAGCAGCAGCATTCGCTGATTTGCTGGACATGGGCCGCCAATTCAGTCTGTTGAAGATTACGCCAGCGCATCTGGCGATCGTTAACACCCTGGGCCGCGCTCACGACCTCGCATCTGCCTTTAAAACCCTCGTTGTGGGCGGAGAGAGTCTCCCGATGGACAGTGTCCGTAATATATGCTCGCTGACCCGTGTGTTCAACGAGTATGGGCCAACGGAGACGGTTGTGGGGTGCTGCGTTTACCAGGTGAGCGAACCACAAGACAGCGGCAGTGTTCCA